In Rubrivirga marina, the following are encoded in one genomic region:
- a CDS encoding esterase/lipase family protein, whose amino-acid sequence MPPPVSDLRGAARLAARTVVGVTDIVEAAHATITRPVGRPRRTRGITGLVYRIVRAMTRGVARLLDRGLATVEPFVVPADAPPAAREALVAALNGAFGDALDADANPLATTTHLRHDGRPLDLGALPPSVAVPSDVLLVQVHGICMHDGQWGTAAHDPGAVLADALGATRLAVRYNSGRHVSENGRDVADLLDRAVTAWPVPVRRLVIVGHSMGGLVARSAFEAARAAGHDWPTRDVALVTLGTPHHGAPLERIGNAVDALLGATRWGAPYARLGQARSAGVTDLRFGSVHPDDWAERDRFERAPDARRHVPLPDNVTCYFVAATTGDGRGGVRDQTLGDGLVPLDSALGRHADPARTLTPHDRWTAPGLTHFDLLHRPEVTARLVGWLA is encoded by the coding sequence GTGCCCCCTCCCGTCTCCGATCTTCGCGGCGCCGCCCGGCTCGCCGCCCGCACCGTCGTCGGCGTGACCGACATCGTCGAGGCGGCGCACGCGACGATCACGCGACCCGTCGGCCGGCCGAGGCGGACGCGCGGGATCACGGGACTCGTCTACCGGATCGTGCGGGCCATGACGCGCGGGGTGGCGCGGCTGCTCGACCGCGGGCTCGCGACCGTCGAACCGTTCGTCGTCCCCGCCGACGCGCCGCCAGCGGCGCGCGAGGCGCTCGTGGCTGCGCTCAACGGCGCCTTCGGCGACGCACTCGACGCCGACGCCAACCCGCTCGCGACGACGACCCACCTCCGCCACGACGGCCGCCCGCTCGACCTCGGTGCCCTCCCTCCGTCGGTGGCGGTGCCGTCCGACGTGCTGCTCGTCCAGGTTCACGGCATCTGCATGCACGACGGGCAGTGGGGCACGGCCGCGCACGACCCCGGCGCCGTGCTGGCCGACGCGCTCGGCGCGACGCGGCTGGCGGTCCGCTACAACAGCGGGCGGCACGTCTCCGAGAACGGACGCGACGTCGCCGACCTCCTCGACCGGGCCGTGACGGCGTGGCCGGTGCCGGTCCGCCGCCTCGTGATCGTCGGGCACAGCATGGGCGGGCTCGTGGCCCGAAGCGCCTTCGAGGCCGCCCGCGCCGCCGGCCACGACTGGCCGACGCGCGACGTGGCGCTCGTCACCCTCGGGACGCCGCACCACGGGGCGCCGCTGGAGCGGATCGGCAACGCCGTCGACGCGCTCCTCGGCGCGACGCGGTGGGGCGCGCCCTACGCCCGCCTCGGGCAGGCGCGCAGCGCGGGCGTCACCGACCTCCGCTTCGGCAGCGTCCACCCCGACGACTGGGCCGAGCGGGACCGGTTCGAGCGCGCCCCCGACGCCCGCCGGCACGTCCCGCTCCCCGACAACGTGACGTGCTACTTCGTGGCCGCGACGACGGGCGACGGGCGCGGCGGCGTCCGCGACCAGACGCTCGGTGACGGCCTCGTCCCGCTCGACAGCGCGCTCGGCCGGCACGCGGACCCGGCTCGCACGCTCACGCCACACGATCGGTGGACGGCCCCTGGCCTCACGCACTTCGACCTTCTCCACCGCCCCGAGGTCACCGCGCGGCTCGTCGGCTGGCTGGCCTGA
- a CDS encoding alpha/beta hydrolase, whose protein sequence is MRLLLLVLGGLVSGCVTLDVGPSHVLHPRRDAEAGGLALDAGAVADAVPGTTLETFPLVASDGVTLAGLRARHAAPDDARPTVLYFGGNSFRMSWLGMKKLVPILRLGADVVLVDHRGYGRSGGEASVEALKADALAWFDAVAAEVGAERVVVHGHSLGSFLASHVGAHRKAGGVVLENSATTTEAYARARLHAFPVLRPFVRLRVDEALRGEGSLAPVREIEAPLLLLAGALDGRIPAWMSEELYAASPLPPGRKRLVVFAFADHNRVPFDADFPRVYRSFLALVRAEAVRAESP, encoded by the coding sequence ATGCGCCTCCTCCTCCTCGTCCTCGGCGGCCTCGTCTCCGGCTGCGTCACGCTCGACGTCGGGCCGAGCCACGTCCTCCACCCCCGCCGCGACGCCGAGGCGGGCGGCCTCGCGCTCGACGCGGGGGCCGTCGCCGACGCCGTCCCGGGTACGACGCTCGAGACGTTCCCCCTCGTAGCGTCCGATGGCGTGACGCTCGCCGGCCTGCGCGCGCGCCACGCGGCCCCCGACGACGCCCGGCCGACCGTCCTCTACTTCGGCGGCAACAGCTTCCGGATGTCGTGGCTCGGCATGAAGAAGCTGGTCCCGATCCTCCGCCTCGGCGCCGACGTGGTCCTGGTCGACCACCGCGGCTACGGGCGGAGCGGGGGCGAGGCCTCGGTCGAGGCACTCAAGGCCGACGCGCTCGCGTGGTTCGACGCCGTCGCGGCCGAGGTCGGGGCCGAGCGCGTCGTCGTCCACGGGCACTCGCTGGGGAGCTTTCTGGCGAGCCACGTCGGCGCGCACCGCAAGGCGGGCGGGGTCGTCCTCGAGAACTCGGCGACGACGACGGAGGCGTACGCGCGGGCGCGGCTCCACGCGTTCCCGGTCCTCCGCCCGTTCGTCCGGCTCCGGGTGGACGAGGCGCTGCGGGGCGAGGGCAGCCTCGCGCCGGTCCGCGAGATTGAGGCGCCGTTGCTCCTACTGGCGGGCGCACTCGACGGACGGATTCCTGCGTGGATGAGCGAGGAGCTGTACGCGGCCTCGCCGCTGCCGCCCGGCCGAAAGCGGCTCGTCGTGTTCGCCTTCGCCGACCACAACCGCGTCCCGTTCGACGCCGACTTCCCCCGCGTCTACCGCTCGTTTCTCGCCCTCGTCCGCGCGGAGGCGGTGCGCGCCGAATCGCCTTGA
- a CDS encoding cation:proton antiporter: MDFLPVPDLPVTDPVLIVAITMGILLVGPLLFERFRIPGLVGLIALGAVAGPSVTGLLERDATFVLLGTFGLLYLMFMAGVTLDLAEFARQRTRALAFGALSFAMPMALALTLAPSLLGYGLPAAALLGSIVGSHTLLALPLAGRLGVAKNSAIVVATGATLVTDLLSLLVLAVVQGIVGGDAGPSFWLTFAGKAAVWAAAVLWLLPKAARAFFRRVRREDDAAFAFLLASVFLSAWAASLAGLAPIIGAFLAGIALNRLIPKQSPLMTRLRFVGDAILVPFFLVSVGLLVDVRVLGSLQVWTYALLFTTLVLVGKGGAAVLGVPFFGFSRDEAGTVAGLTFPQAAATLAVTLIGFDIGLFSQTVVNAVVLVIVLTCLIGPSLVQAFGRKVALAEAEQPYEPAEAPERILVPLANPETAEDLMELALLLRSPQSEEPVYPIAVARGGPDEASNVAEAERLMEKAVLHATAASVPVSPTVRIDDNPVRGIVRGARELRASEIVAGWNGQRTPGALVFGQVIDGVLEESRAMAIVARLSAPLAAARRLVVVVPPQVYRESGFGRAVRVMKVLAAQKGLRLLVITTEADADEVEARFAATGPEATIEVEPVDGWSVRVLDEVVQTGDVLALVGVRRGTVAWRPALQRLPRVLARRYPEVDLLSITLSEADVVPMLAEAVDGDGVADLSLPPSHIALDLTPDAPEPLLRRILLGGFPHEPRTAAALAARLVSDDSDDAPEIMPGVVFYHAHVAEVEVPQTFVGVCPKGARVPHAGQPARVLVVLLAPAAMAPEAYLGQLAVTAQLVRSDATVEALVEAETPEAARALLFDTLRGDLDPGEPESPETEVRTSVSAH, translated from the coding sequence GTGGACTTCCTGCCCGTCCCCGACCTCCCGGTCACCGACCCCGTCCTCATCGTGGCGATCACGATGGGGATCCTCCTCGTCGGGCCGCTGCTGTTCGAGCGGTTCCGGATCCCGGGGCTCGTCGGGCTCATCGCCCTCGGCGCCGTCGCCGGGCCGAGCGTGACCGGCCTGCTGGAACGCGACGCGACGTTCGTGCTGCTGGGCACGTTCGGCCTGCTGTACCTCATGTTCATGGCGGGCGTGACGCTCGACCTCGCCGAGTTCGCCCGCCAGCGGACGCGGGCGCTCGCCTTCGGCGCCCTCTCGTTCGCCATGCCGATGGCCCTCGCGCTGACGCTGGCGCCGTCGCTGCTCGGCTACGGGCTCCCGGCCGCGGCCCTCCTCGGCAGCATCGTCGGGAGCCACACGCTCCTGGCGCTGCCCCTCGCCGGCCGGCTCGGCGTGGCGAAGAACAGCGCGATCGTGGTCGCGACCGGGGCCACGCTCGTCACCGACCTCCTCTCGCTCCTGGTGCTGGCCGTCGTGCAGGGCATCGTCGGCGGCGACGCCGGACCGTCGTTCTGGCTGACGTTCGCGGGGAAGGCGGCCGTGTGGGCCGCGGCCGTGCTGTGGCTCCTGCCGAAAGCGGCGCGCGCGTTCTTCCGGCGCGTCCGCCGAGAGGACGACGCGGCGTTCGCGTTCCTGCTCGCCTCGGTGTTCCTCTCGGCGTGGGCGGCGTCGCTCGCCGGGCTGGCGCCGATCATCGGCGCGTTCCTCGCCGGCATCGCGCTCAACCGGCTGATCCCGAAGCAGAGCCCGCTCATGACGCGGCTCCGGTTCGTCGGCGACGCCATCCTCGTCCCGTTCTTCCTCGTGTCAGTCGGGCTTCTGGTGGACGTCCGCGTGCTGGGGTCGCTGCAAGTGTGGACCTACGCCCTCCTGTTCACGACGCTGGTCCTCGTCGGCAAGGGCGGGGCGGCGGTCTTGGGGGTCCCGTTCTTCGGGTTCTCCCGAGACGAGGCCGGGACGGTAGCCGGCCTCACGTTCCCCCAGGCCGCGGCGACGCTGGCCGTCACGCTCATCGGGTTCGACATCGGGCTGTTCTCGCAGACGGTCGTCAACGCCGTCGTCCTCGTCATCGTCCTGACGTGCCTCATCGGGCCGAGCCTCGTGCAGGCGTTCGGGCGGAAGGTCGCGCTCGCCGAGGCCGAGCAGCCGTACGAGCCGGCGGAGGCGCCGGAACGGATCCTCGTGCCGCTCGCCAACCCCGAGACGGCAGAGGACCTGATGGAGCTCGCGCTCCTCCTCCGGAGCCCGCAGAGCGAGGAGCCCGTCTACCCCATCGCCGTCGCTCGCGGCGGCCCCGACGAGGCGTCGAACGTGGCCGAGGCCGAACGACTCATGGAGAAGGCCGTGCTCCACGCGACGGCCGCCAGCGTGCCCGTCTCGCCGACCGTCCGGATCGACGACAACCCGGTCCGGGGGATCGTCCGCGGCGCGCGCGAGCTCAGGGCGTCGGAGATCGTGGCCGGGTGGAACGGCCAGCGGACGCCCGGCGCGCTCGTGTTCGGCCAGGTCATCGACGGGGTCCTCGAGGAGAGCCGGGCGATGGCGATCGTGGCCCGGCTCTCGGCGCCGCTCGCGGCGGCCCGACGGCTCGTCGTCGTCGTCCCGCCCCAGGTCTACCGCGAGTCCGGGTTCGGGCGGGCCGTCCGCGTGATGAAGGTCCTGGCGGCGCAGAAGGGGCTCCGGCTCCTCGTGATCACGACCGAAGCCGACGCCGACGAGGTCGAGGCCCGCTTCGCCGCGACGGGCCCGGAGGCGACGATCGAGGTGGAGCCCGTCGACGGGTGGTCGGTCCGCGTGCTCGACGAGGTCGTGCAGACGGGCGACGTGCTGGCGCTCGTGGGCGTCCGCCGCGGGACGGTCGCGTGGCGGCCGGCGCTCCAGCGGCTCCCGCGCGTGCTCGCCCGGCGCTACCCCGAGGTCGACCTCCTCTCGATCACGCTCTCCGAGGCCGACGTCGTGCCGATGCTGGCGGAGGCCGTCGATGGCGACGGCGTGGCCGACCTCAGCCTCCCGCCGTCCCACATCGCGCTCGACCTCACGCCCGACGCGCCCGAGCCGCTCCTCCGTCGGATCCTCCTCGGCGGCTTCCCCCACGAGCCGCGCACGGCCGCGGCCCTCGCCGCCCGCCTCGTGTCCGACGACTCCGACGACGCGCCGGAGATCATGCCGGGCGTCGTGTTCTACCACGCGCACGTCGCCGAGGTCGAGGTGCCGCAGACGTTCGTCGGCGTGTGTCCGAAGGGCGCCCGGGTCCCGCACGCCGGGCAGCCGGCCCGTGTCCTCGTGGTCTTGCTGGCGCCGGCGGCGATGGCGCCCGAGGCGTACCTCGGCCAGCTCGCCGTGACGGCCCAGCTCGTCCGCTCCGACGCGACGGTCGAGGCGCTCGTCGAGGCCGAGACGCCGGAGGCCGCCCGCGCGCTCCTCTTCGACACGCTCCGCGGCGACCTCGACCCGGGCGAGCCCGAGTCTCCCGAGACCGAGGTCCGCACCTCGGTCTCGGCCCACTGA
- a CDS encoding VOC family protein, whose product MPARLGHLRLDVADLDRQTEFYTRALGLTVRERATDEQSHYAFLTDAQPIPGGDDDGMHHRLVLRQARDGSPPGPTGRFDHFAWEVDDEAELLAVVERLREMGVETDLQDAQIAWQCYVEDPEGTRLEVYCDRRTRPDGAPLWQGQQEDLDEARLREVAG is encoded by the coding sequence ATGCCCGCCCGCCTCGGCCACCTCCGCCTCGACGTCGCCGACCTCGACCGCCAGACGGAGTTCTACACGCGAGCCCTCGGCCTGACCGTCCGCGAGCGGGCGACCGACGAGCAGAGTCACTACGCGTTTCTCACCGACGCCCAGCCGATCCCCGGCGGTGACGACGACGGGATGCACCACCGGCTGGTGCTCCGGCAGGCCCGGGACGGATCACCGCCCGGCCCGACCGGCCGGTTCGACCACTTCGCCTGGGAGGTCGACGATGAGGCCGAACTGCTGGCGGTTGTCGAGCGGCTCCGCGAGATGGGGGTCGAGACGGACCTCCAGGACGCGCAGATCGCGTGGCAGTGCTATGTCGAGGACCCCGAGGGCACGCGGCTCGAGGTCTACTGCGACCGGCGGACGCGCCCCGACGGCGCCCCGCTCTGGCAGGGCCAGCAGGAGGATCTGGACGAGGCCCGGCTCCGAGAGGTGGCGGGCTGA
- a CDS encoding glycosyltransferase has product MRLEDLTVVVPTKDEAGNIGPFLDSLDDRVALVVVDASTDDTREIIRRRRPERTTIIEDAGTIPEARQIGLERAETEWVLFTDADMSFGDDYWREWEALKVSQQVGAVQGAKLSADDDYKTYYKLFSFGIRAMAWLTIPAGSGSNMIHRRRALLDAGGFDPALTANEDIYALWSVRKAGWRVIYAKGLKVYERDHRRLEQGRFRKTVHGWIRPLMLFTGLGDDRVRESSWGYWNDEEAEDRGG; this is encoded by the coding sequence ATGCGCCTCGAAGACCTCACCGTCGTCGTTCCCACGAAGGACGAGGCCGGCAACATCGGCCCGTTCCTCGACAGCCTCGATGACCGCGTCGCGCTCGTCGTCGTCGACGCGAGCACGGACGACACGCGCGAGATCATCCGCCGGCGCCGCCCCGAGCGGACGACGATCATCGAGGACGCCGGCACGATCCCCGAGGCGCGGCAGATCGGCCTGGAGCGGGCCGAGACGGAGTGGGTGCTCTTCACCGACGCCGACATGTCGTTCGGTGACGACTACTGGCGGGAGTGGGAGGCGCTGAAGGTGAGCCAGCAGGTCGGCGCGGTCCAGGGCGCCAAGCTCTCCGCCGACGACGACTACAAGACCTACTACAAGCTGTTCTCGTTCGGCATCCGCGCGATGGCGTGGCTGACAATCCCGGCCGGCTCGGGCTCGAACATGATCCACCGTCGCCGCGCGCTCCTCGACGCCGGCGGCTTCGACCCGGCGCTGACGGCCAACGAGGACATCTACGCGCTGTGGAGCGTGCGGAAGGCCGGCTGGCGCGTGATCTACGCGAAGGGCCTGAAGGTGTACGAGCGGGATCACCGTCGGCTCGAACAGGGCCGATTCCGCAAGACGGTCCACGGCTGGATCCGCCCGCTCATGCTGTTCACCGGCCTCGGCGACGACCGCGTCCGCGAGTCGAGCTGGGGGTACTGGAACGACGAGGAGGCGGAGGACCGGGGCGGCTGA
- a CDS encoding dipeptidyl-peptidase 3 family protein, which produces MKPFLCLLAAILIAGCELSAQVDGPSPTATTDGIEAASPEDSTLRDLLGQYTTVRLDADLSGLSDSTRAMLPHLIAAARAMDDVFWTQAYGDRDSLMSGLSEAAQRYVTINVGPWDRLDGNAPFLPGVDAKPLGSNLYPPDLTKDELMAAADLYPERDLTGLYTLVRRENGQLVGVPYHEAFADEFGRAAAHLRAAADLAQDSSLARYLRLRADALLTDDYQPSDLAWMDMRTNPLDVIIGPIETYEDGLAGYKAGAEAYVLVKDMAWSERLAGYARLLPALQRGLPVPDEYKTESPGTDADLGAYDVAFVAGEANAGSKTIAINLPNDEAVQLAKGSRRLQLKNVMRAKFDRILVPMAEVLIPEDQRDLVTFEAFFGNTMFHEVAHGLGIKNTIDGAGTVREALQDRYSALEEGKADVLGLYMVQQLIERGEWDEASLEEHYVTFVASIFRSIRFGAASAHGRANLVRLNFFEERGAIVPESTPEGTVWRVVPEQMSEAVEALAGRILTLQGDGDYDAVDTFVREYGRTTPALTASLDRVAEAGIPVDVVFEQGEDVLGLEPAAPGGASRSPR; this is translated from the coding sequence ATGAAACCCTTTCTCTGCCTGCTCGCCGCCATCCTCATCGCCGGGTGTGAGTTGAGCGCCCAGGTCGATGGCCCGTCGCCGACGGCGACGACGGACGGGATCGAGGCCGCCTCGCCCGAGGACTCGACGCTCCGCGACCTCCTTGGCCAGTACACGACGGTCCGCCTCGACGCCGACCTCTCGGGCCTCAGCGACTCGACGCGGGCCATGCTCCCGCACCTCATCGCCGCGGCCCGCGCCATGGACGACGTGTTCTGGACGCAGGCGTACGGCGATCGCGACTCGCTGATGAGTGGGCTCTCCGAGGCCGCCCAGCGCTACGTCACGATCAACGTCGGGCCGTGGGACCGGCTCGACGGCAACGCCCCGTTCCTGCCGGGCGTCGACGCCAAGCCGCTGGGGTCGAACCTCTACCCGCCCGACCTCACGAAGGACGAGCTGATGGCGGCGGCCGACCTCTACCCGGAGCGCGATCTGACCGGCCTGTACACGCTCGTCCGCCGCGAGAACGGCCAGCTCGTCGGCGTGCCGTACCACGAGGCGTTCGCCGACGAGTTTGGGAGGGCCGCCGCCCACCTCCGTGCCGCCGCCGACCTCGCCCAGGACTCGAGCCTCGCCCGCTACCTCCGCCTCCGCGCCGACGCGCTCCTCACCGACGACTACCAGCCGAGCGATCTCGCCTGGATGGACATGCGGACGAACCCGCTCGACGTCATCATCGGGCCGATCGAGACGTACGAGGACGGGCTCGCCGGCTACAAGGCGGGCGCCGAGGCCTACGTCCTCGTGAAGGACATGGCGTGGAGCGAGCGGCTGGCGGGCTACGCCCGACTCCTCCCAGCCCTCCAGCGCGGCCTGCCCGTCCCGGACGAATACAAGACCGAGTCGCCCGGGACCGACGCCGACCTCGGGGCCTACGACGTCGCGTTCGTGGCCGGCGAGGCCAACGCGGGCTCCAAGACGATCGCGATCAACCTGCCCAACGACGAGGCCGTCCAGCTCGCGAAGGGCTCGCGCCGGCTCCAGCTCAAGAACGTGATGCGGGCCAAGTTCGACCGGATCCTCGTGCCGATGGCCGAGGTGCTGATCCCCGAGGACCAGCGAGACCTCGTGACGTTCGAGGCCTTCTTCGGCAACACGATGTTCCACGAGGTGGCCCACGGGCTCGGCATCAAGAACACGATCGACGGCGCGGGCACGGTCCGGGAAGCGCTGCAGGACCGGTACTCGGCGCTGGAGGAGGGCAAGGCCGACGTGCTCGGGCTCTACATGGTCCAGCAGTTGATCGAGCGCGGCGAGTGGGACGAGGCCTCGCTGGAGGAGCACTACGTGACGTTCGTGGCCTCGATCTTCCGCTCGATCCGGTTCGGAGCCGCCTCGGCGCACGGGCGGGCCAACTTGGTCCGTCTCAACTTCTTCGAGGAGAGGGGCGCCATCGTGCCGGAGTCGACGCCGGAGGGGACCGTCTGGCGCGTCGTGCCGGAGCAGATGTCGGAGGCCGTCGAGGCCCTCGCCGGCCGGATCCTCACGCTCCAGGGCGACGGCGACTACGACGCCGTCGACACGTTCGTCCGCGAGTACGGCCGGACGACGCCGGCGCTCACGGCCTCGCTCGACCGCGTCGCCGAGGCGGGCATCCCCGTCGACGTCGTGTTCGAGCAGGGGGAGGACGTCCTCGGCCTCGAGCCCGCCGCCCCGGGTGGTGCATCCCGCTCCCCCCGCTAG
- the rpmG gene encoding 50S ribosomal protein L33, with product MAKGKDVRHQITIECTEAPGTSRYSTMKNRRNTTSRLELKKYNPVLRKHTLHREIK from the coding sequence ATGGCCAAGGGCAAAGACGTCCGCCACCAGATCACGATCGAGTGCACCGAGGCGCCCGGCACCTCGCGCTACTCGACGATGAAGAACCGCCGCAACACGACGTCGCGGCTCGAGCTCAAGAAGTACAACCCGGTCCTCCGGAAGCACACGCTCCACCGCGAGATCAAGTAG
- the rpmB gene encoding 50S ribosomal protein L28 — translation MARKDQLTGKKPMFGNHVSHSNNKVRRRFNVNLQKKRFYVPEEDRWITLRVSTQTLKTINKKGISAVLKEARAKGTSLV, via the coding sequence ATGGCCCGCAAAGATCAGCTCACCGGCAAGAAGCCGATGTTCGGCAACCACGTCTCGCACTCGAACAACAAGGTGCGGCGTCGGTTCAACGTGAACCTGCAGAAGAAGCGGTTCTACGTGCCCGAGGAGGATCGCTGGATCACGCTCCGCGTGTCGACCCAGACGCTCAAGACGATCAACAAGAAGGGGATCTCGGCCGTCCTGAAGGAGGCCCGCGCCAAGGGCACGTCCCTCGTCTAA
- a CDS encoding tetratricopeptide repeat protein, whose translation MTRSFLPLLAAVLLLPLSGCDETGPMLSIDEGVDVAIDDAILAREQGDYDSAVSLLTQALEAEPTNAVVRVELSTTLLQREGIDLFDIDRIAQYLSTAGSERVAQPAAARGAGTCAYAEDPTAVQFDPTEYEGFDELVVSIDVLEEVTSTLEGVLPAAVEDFALCGSVVDGELVYDQAGAILDLKAQGLTDEQAAQALAVGALARFIDAYVTVTEELADETSWYRLADGSIGICADDEEAARTKSESAIQDIGEAILSLDTRAAILGASATVAAEIVNTALEVYSELEQDITTYCEL comes from the coding sequence ATGACCCGTTCCTTCTTGCCGCTCCTCGCGGCGGTCCTTCTGCTCCCGCTCTCCGGCTGCGACGAGACCGGCCCGATGCTCTCGATCGACGAGGGCGTCGACGTCGCCATCGACGACGCGATCCTCGCCCGTGAGCAGGGCGACTACGATTCGGCCGTGTCGCTCCTCACCCAGGCCCTCGAGGCCGAGCCCACGAACGCCGTCGTCCGCGTCGAGCTCTCGACGACGCTCCTCCAGCGCGAGGGGATCGACCTGTTCGACATCGACCGGATCGCCCAGTACCTCTCGACCGCCGGTTCGGAGCGCGTGGCCCAGCCGGCCGCCGCCCGCGGTGCGGGGACCTGCGCCTACGCCGAGGACCCGACGGCCGTCCAGTTCGACCCGACCGAGTATGAGGGCTTCGACGAGCTCGTCGTGAGCATTGACGTGCTCGAGGAGGTGACGTCGACGCTCGAGGGCGTCCTCCCGGCCGCCGTCGAGGACTTCGCGCTCTGCGGCTCCGTCGTCGACGGCGAGCTGGTGTACGACCAGGCCGGCGCGATCCTCGACCTGAAGGCTCAGGGCCTCACGGACGAGCAGGCCGCGCAGGCCCTCGCAGTCGGTGCCCTCGCCCGGTTCATCGACGCCTACGTGACGGTCACCGAGGAGCTCGCCGACGAGACCTCGTGGTATCGCCTCGCCGACGGCTCGATCGGCATCTGCGCCGACGACGAGGAGGCGGCTCGCACGAAGTCCGAGAGTGCCATCCAGGACATCGGCGAGGCCATCCTCTCGCTCGACACGCGCGCCGCGATCCTCGGCGCCAGCGCGACGGTCGCCGCCGAGATCGTCAACACGGCCCTTGAGGTCTACTCCGAGCTCGAGCAGGACATCACCACGTACTGCGAGCTCTAA
- a CDS encoding FtsX-like permease family protein, with protein sequence MDYRFLIARRYLASRRRLTLISVISGISVAGVAVGVAALVVVLSVLNGFYDVVRDLLVSYDPHVRVEAVGGEGLADADGLAETARLEPGVVSATPYVEGKALLTTEDGGTLNQVVTVRGVEPSALDAEVERSIREGTFSLGRRDGSVGIVMGAALAGRTGVRPADPGVALEGGPSAGAVGGSRVSLLSAAALERAIGLYPFGLPDQRSFEVRGTFSLEPTYDESHVFVGLQEAQRLFQMPGRASGLDLRLADLDDAGAVAARLQDRLDADAPGRYAVSTWYDLQGSLYSVMKLEKWAASAILALIIVVAAFNIVGALTMIVIEKQRDLGALQAMGASRRDVRRIFLIEGLLVGGVGAGIGLAVGLTVSLVQKAFGVVKLAEAGSFVIDAYPVAIRPFDVGLVVVIAVGLCALAAVYPAVRASQVDPARAVQSGA encoded by the coding sequence GTGGACTACCGCTTCCTCATCGCACGCCGGTACCTCGCCAGCCGGCGGCGGCTCACGCTGATCTCGGTGATCTCGGGCATCTCTGTGGCCGGCGTCGCCGTCGGCGTGGCCGCGCTCGTCGTGGTGCTGAGCGTGCTCAACGGGTTCTACGACGTCGTCCGCGACCTCCTCGTGAGCTACGACCCGCACGTCCGTGTCGAGGCCGTGGGCGGGGAGGGGCTGGCCGACGCCGACGGCCTCGCCGAGACCGCGCGGCTGGAGCCCGGCGTCGTCTCGGCGACGCCCTACGTCGAGGGCAAGGCGCTCCTGACGACCGAGGACGGCGGGACCCTCAATCAGGTCGTGACGGTCCGCGGCGTCGAGCCGAGCGCGCTCGACGCCGAGGTCGAGCGGTCGATCCGCGAGGGCACGTTCAGCCTGGGCCGCCGCGACGGGAGCGTCGGGATCGTGATGGGCGCGGCGCTGGCGGGGCGCACGGGCGTCCGGCCGGCGGACCCCGGCGTGGCCCTCGAGGGCGGGCCTTCGGCCGGTGCCGTCGGTGGGAGCCGCGTGTCGCTCCTGTCGGCCGCGGCGCTGGAGCGAGCCATCGGCCTGTACCCGTTCGGCCTGCCCGACCAGCGGTCGTTCGAGGTGCGCGGGACGTTCTCGCTCGAGCCGACCTACGACGAGAGCCACGTGTTCGTCGGGCTCCAGGAGGCCCAGCGGCTGTTCCAGATGCCCGGTCGCGCCTCCGGCCTCGACCTCCGCCTCGCCGATCTCGACGACGCCGGCGCCGTGGCCGCCCGCCTCCAAGACCGCCTCGACGCCGACGCGCCCGGCCGGTACGCCGTGAGCACGTGGTACGACCTCCAGGGCTCGCTGTACAGCGTGATGAAGCTCGAGAAGTGGGCGGCCAGCGCCATCCTCGCGCTCATCATCGTCGTCGCCGCCTTCAACATCGTGGGGGCGCTGACGATGATCGTGATCGAGAAGCAGCGGGACCTCGGCGCGCTCCAAGCGATGGGCGCCAGCCGTCGCGACGTCCGCCGGATCTTTCTGATCGAGGGGCTCTTGGTGGGCGGCGTCGGGGCCGGGATCGGGCTCGCGGTCGGGCTGACGGTGTCGCTCGTGCAAAAGGCGTTCGGCGTCGTGAAGCTGGCCGAGGCCGGCTCGTTCGTGATCGACGCGTACCCCGTGGCGATCCGGCCGTTCGACGTCGGGCTGGTCGTCGTGATCGCTGTGGGGCTGTGCGCGCTGGCGGCCGTGTATCCCGCCGTTCGGGCGTCGCAGGTCGATCCGGCGCGGGCGGTCCAATCCGGCGCCTGA